The sequence below is a genomic window from Microbulbifer hydrolyticus.
ATTGACCAGTCATGACGCTGACCAGGCATTCAGGCAATGATGATGCAGGCACAATAACTATCATAAGAGGTGAACTATGGCCGGACCCCAGGCTCCAGTGAGCAATATTCCAATCAATTCTTCCTCCAGCGAGGCAACCGGAAATTTCCGCTTCGCGCTCACAGCACTTACGGTGCTGTTTTTTATGTGGGGCTTCCTGACCTGCCTCAACGATATCCTCATTCCGCATTTGAAAGCGGTGTTCAACCTCAGCTATACCCAGGCGATGCTGATCCAGTTCTGTTTCTTCGGTGCTTATGCCACCGTGTCATTGCCGGCAGGTGCACTGGTGAAGCGCATCGGCTACCAGAGCGGCATTGTGGGTGGGCTGAGTGTCGCCGCAGTGGGGTGTTTGCTGTTTTATCCCGCCGCGGAGAGTCATTCCTATCCGGTGTTCCTTGGGGCGCTGTTCGTGCTCGCTTCCGGTATTACGCTGCTACAGGTATCTGCAAACCCGTACGTCACCGCACTGGGTGACCCGGCAACAGCTTCCAGTCGACTGACCATGACCCAGGCATTCAATTCTCTGGGTACCACGGTTGCCCCGTTTTTTGGTGGCGTACTGATCCTGTCTGCCGCCACGGTCGGTGCCGAGGCCCTGAGTGCTGATGCGGAAGCCGATGCGGTGAAGCTTCCTTACCTGATGCTGGCAGGGATACTGGCAGCGCTGGCCGTGATCTTCAGCAAGCTGAAGCTGCCTAAGATTGAAATGCACGAAGACAAGACGGTGGCCGAGGAGGGCAATTCCGTGTGGTCCCACCGGCACCTGGTGCTGGGCGCTGTCGGTATCTTCGTATATGTGGGCGCAGAAGTGTCCATCGGCAGCTTTCTGGTGAACTTCCTTGGCCTCGACAGCGTGGCGGCGATGGAAGAGGCCAAAGCGGCCCATTACATTGCCTACTACTGGGGCGGTGCCATGATCGGCCGGTTTATTGGTGCGGTGGTCATGCGCAGTGTGTCGCCCGGCCTGGTACTGGCCTTCAATGCCGCTGCGGCTATCCTGCTGGTGTTTGCCGCCATTCTGGGCGCGGGTGCCGTGGCCATGTGGGCCATCCTGCTGGTTGGCCTGTTCAACTCCATCATGTTCCCGACCATCTTCAGCCTGGCGCTACAGGGCCTGGGCAGGCAGGCGGGACAGGCATCCGGGGTACTCTGCCTGGCGATTGTCGGCGGCGCGATCGTACCTCTGATCCAGGGTGTGGTGGCGGATACCGCCGGCCTGCAGCTGTCCTTCCTGGTACCGGTCGTATGCTACGTATACATCGCCTACTACGGCCTGAAAGGCTCGAAAGTGACCGGCTGATCCCGGTTTCAGCGACATAAAAAAGGGAGGGAAGCGCAGGCTTCTCTCCCTTTTTTTGTGGGCAGCTTCTATTGGCAGGCTGTTCCGGCTGACGGTTCCGTCTGACGCGCCTTTAATCCGTGTATAACGGTCAGTGTGCGTAGGTCAGGCAGTTGACCGAGTCGCCACTGTAGCCCAGCTCGATCTGATCGGCGCAGCACTCAAAGTCCACGTTGTGGTTACAACCGGTGACCTTGCAGGCGCCCACACCGGCAACGCGTTCGCGCTTGGTGTGCTGGTGGTTACTGAAAAAGGTATCGCAGTCCGGGTGATTGCCGTCGCCGATGGTAATGGCACGGGCATGGCAGGCAGAATCCGTGTTGTAGGCGCATTCGCTGGCGGCACAGCTGCTCACTTCGGGCATATCGGTAGCAATGATCATGGCGCAATTCTCTTTGGATTATCGTCGAAGGACCAAACTCCCGTTTTGAGCCTAGCCCAGCGTCATCGCCTGTCAATTCGCTGGCACCAAATTAAACGAAATCCGGGCGGTATGGATTCTTGCGGCTTGCAAAGGGTTTTCGACCTTCCGCTAATTGCCCTCGGCTTCACGCTTCAGGTATACAGGGTAGGGAATCCATTCGATAGCTGTTGCGAGTAGACCATGATCGGCAAGCCGCTGCTTTTACTCTTTGCGCTGTTATATGTGGCGCTGCTGTTTGTCGTTGCGTGGCGAGCAGATCACCACCGGCATTGGATGCAGCGCTTCCGGCCGATTATTTACGGTTTGACTCTGGCCGTGTACTGCAGCTCGTGGACCTTCTTCGGTGCGGTCGGGCAGTCGGTCAGTGCTACCTGGAGTTATCTGCCGATTTACCTGGGGCCCATACTTCTTTTCCTGTTTGCCGGAGGCTTCCTG
It includes:
- a CDS encoding sugar MFS transporter, whose amino-acid sequence is MAGPQAPVSNIPINSSSSEATGNFRFALTALTVLFFMWGFLTCLNDILIPHLKAVFNLSYTQAMLIQFCFFGAYATVSLPAGALVKRIGYQSGIVGGLSVAAVGCLLFYPAAESHSYPVFLGALFVLASGITLLQVSANPYVTALGDPATASSRLTMTQAFNSLGTTVAPFFGGVLILSAATVGAEALSADAEADAVKLPYLMLAGILAALAVIFSKLKLPKIEMHEDKTVAEEGNSVWSHRHLVLGAVGIFVYVGAEVSIGSFLVNFLGLDSVAAMEEAKAAHYIAYYWGGAMIGRFIGAVVMRSVSPGLVLAFNAAAAILLVFAAILGAGAVAMWAILLVGLFNSIMFPTIFSLALQGLGRQAGQASGVLCLAIVGGAIVPLIQGVVADTAGLQLSFLVPVVCYVYIAYYGLKGSKVTG
- a CDS encoding DUF1540 domain-containing protein translates to MIIATDMPEVSSCAASECAYNTDSACHARAITIGDGNHPDCDTFFSNHQHTKRERVAGVGACKVTGCNHNVDFECCADQIELGYSGDSVNCLTYAH